The following are encoded together in the Serratia odorifera genome:
- a CDS encoding DcrB-related protein, which translates to MLKTIAKFATVAALVAGLGGCDNPDTKQPTVPKPDPKPTAAQTAPPAAKPEQPKPALPKGLSVSMQKGNITFELPPGFSDQTKYSGIINDSKSHIQLFLDSKSRQRTVSSEVIPPDGMKLNNSDKMLNELMQSMMTELSDRYQNIKRTKEENLVIGKQKFHRLDTEQSVNGQKVVSTIMLTVFNKRVVTLQMLSPAKTPEVHQALVQRIIDTLAVK; encoded by the coding sequence ATGCTGAAGACGATAGCGAAATTTGCCACGGTGGCCGCACTGGTTGCCGGCCTGGGGGGGTGTGACAACCCTGACACCAAACAGCCGACGGTGCCAAAACCCGACCCCAAACCCACCGCTGCGCAAACGGCGCCGCCAGCAGCCAAGCCAGAACAGCCGAAACCCGCGCTGCCAAAGGGCCTGAGCGTGTCGATGCAAAAAGGCAACATCACCTTTGAACTGCCGCCGGGCTTTAGCGATCAAACCAAATACAGCGGCATTATCAACGACAGCAAATCCCATATTCAGCTGTTCCTGGACAGCAAATCGCGCCAGCGTACGGTATCGTCCGAAGTGATCCCACCGGACGGTATGAAGCTGAATAACAGCGATAAAATGCTCAACGAGCTGATGCAGAGCATGATGACCGAGCTGTCCGATCGCTATCAGAACATCAAGCGAACCAAAGAAGAAAACCTGGTGATCGGCAAACAGAAGTTTCACCGTCTGGATACCGAACAGAGCGTTAACGGGCAAAAAGTGGTTTCCACCATCATGCTGACGGTGTTCAATAAACGCGTGGTTACCTTGCAAATGCTATCCCCGGCTAAAACGCCGGAGGTGCATCAGGCGCTGGTGCAGCGGATTATCGACACGCTGGCGGTGAAATAA
- the fdhE gene encoding formate dehydrogenase accessory protein FdhE: MSIRIVPKEQLGAQREKTTAAEAIPPLLFANLKSLYSRRAERLRQLAVDHPLGDYLNFAATIAEAQQHALYDNPLTLDLSDALSQSAASGKPPLDVGVYPRSEHWQKLLTALMAELRPQAPDHVAVVLDKLEKASSHELELMAGALLNREFAQVGSENAPFIWAALSLYWAQMASLIPGKARAEYGEHRQFCPVCGSIPVSSMVHIGTVNGLRYLHCNLCESEWHVVRVKCSNCEQSRDLNYWSLDSEQAAVKAESCGDCGTYLKLLYQEKDPKVEAVADDLATLILDAKMEDEGFARSSINPFLFPGE; this comes from the coding sequence ATGAGTATCCGCATCGTTCCTAAAGAGCAGTTAGGGGCACAGCGTGAGAAGACGACGGCGGCGGAAGCAATTCCGCCGTTGCTTTTCGCCAATCTGAAGAGCCTGTACAGCCGTCGCGCTGAGCGCCTGCGCCAGTTGGCGGTCGATCACCCGCTGGGCGATTACCTCAACTTTGCTGCAACCATTGCCGAGGCACAGCAGCATGCGCTGTATGACAACCCGCTGACGCTGGATCTGTCCGATGCCCTGAGCCAAAGTGCCGCCAGTGGTAAACCGCCGCTCGACGTCGGCGTTTATCCACGCAGTGAACACTGGCAGAAACTGCTGACGGCGCTGATGGCCGAACTGCGCCCGCAGGCGCCCGATCACGTCGCGGTGGTGTTGGACAAGCTGGAAAAAGCCTCGTCCCACGAACTGGAGCTGATGGCCGGCGCGTTGCTCAACCGTGAGTTTGCACAGGTCGGCAGTGAGAACGCGCCGTTTATCTGGGCCGCGCTGTCGCTGTACTGGGCGCAAATGGCCAGCCTGATCCCCGGCAAGGCGCGCGCCGAATATGGCGAACACCGGCAGTTTTGCCCGGTGTGCGGCAGCATTCCGGTATCCAGCATGGTGCACATCGGTACCGTCAACGGCCTGCGCTATCTGCACTGCAACCTGTGCGAAAGCGAATGGCATGTGGTGCGCGTGAAGTGCAGCAACTGCGAGCAGAGCCGCGATCTCAATTACTGGTCGCTGGACAGCGAGCAGGCGGCGGTGAAGGCGGAAAGCTGTGGCGACTGCGGCACCTATCTGAAGCTGCTGTATCAGGAAAAGGATCCGAAGGTGGAAGCGGTAGCCGACGATCTGGCCACGTTGATCCTGGACGCAAAAATGGAAGACGAAGGTTTTGCGCGCAGCAGCATCAACCCGTTCCTGTTCCCGGGCGAATAG
- a CDS encoding glutathione S-transferase, translating into MKLIGSYTSPFVRKISVMLLEKGMVFEFVNDPPYEAGNRVAEFNPLGKVPVLVTDDGEAFYDSRVIAEYLELLPDAPAFLPADRAGALRIRQIEALADGVTEAAATLFRESRRAPEKQDESWMLRQREKLQQGLDALEALAQQKTLLNGERLTLADIATGCALGYLNFRRILPNWCVGRPTLIKLAERLFARESFARTLPP; encoded by the coding sequence ATGAAGCTTATTGGCAGTTACACCAGCCCTTTTGTACGCAAAATCTCCGTCATGCTGCTGGAAAAGGGCATGGTGTTCGAATTCGTCAACGACCCACCGTACGAGGCCGGCAACCGGGTGGCGGAGTTTAATCCGCTCGGCAAGGTGCCGGTGCTGGTGACTGATGACGGCGAGGCGTTCTACGACTCGCGGGTGATTGCCGAATATCTGGAACTGTTGCCCGACGCCCCGGCTTTTTTGCCGGCCGATCGCGCTGGCGCGCTGCGTATTCGCCAGATTGAAGCCTTGGCGGACGGTGTGACGGAGGCGGCAGCAACGCTGTTTCGTGAAAGCCGACGCGCGCCGGAAAAACAGGATGAAAGCTGGATGTTGCGACAGCGCGAAAAACTCCAGCAGGGCCTGGACGCGCTCGAGGCGCTGGCGCAGCAAAAAACGCTGCTGAATGGCGAACGGCTGACGCTGGCCGATATTGCTACCGGTTGTGCGCTGGGCTACCTGAACTTCCGCCGTATCCTGCCAAACTGGTGCGTAGGGCGCCCGACGCTGATCAAGCTCGCCGAACGGCTGTTTGCCCGTGAGAGCTTCGCGCGGACGCTGCCACCCTGA